GTTTCTGCTGATAGCCTTACTCTCGATCCAGGCGCCCTCATGGGCCGCCGAGGGAAAAGGCGAAGGAAGGCGGGACGGGGGCGGCCATTTCCCCAAGAAAACCCTGATGAAGTACTACATGAAGGTCCAGGAAGCCCTGAAGCTCACGGACAAGCAGATCGAGTCGCTCCGAGCCCTCTGCTTCACCAGCCAGAAGGAAGCGGTAAAGGAGCGGGCTGCTATCCAGATTGCCCACATTGAGTTCCGCGAACTGCGGTCCGGTGATTCTCTCGACATGAAGAAAGCCGAGGCCAAGATAAGGGAAATTGCCAGTCTCGAAGCTGCCATGAAGATACAGCGCCTCAAGAATATCGAGGCGGGGAAGGCCATGCTCACCGAGGAGCAGAGAAACACTCTCAAGAAGATGAAAACAAACCCCGCTCTCCTCAAGACGCTCGCCATGGGCTCGGAGTCTTATGATGAATGGGCCGCATCGGAGGAGGAAATCGAGGAGATGACCTTCGTGGACCAGGTGATGGGCTTTGAGGTCCTTTCGGAATAAGCCTTGCTCCAGTAAGAGAGATGCCCTTCCCGGGCACCTCTCTTACTGTTTCATTACTTTCCTTACTTTCTTGATGATGGCCGTCGCCCCGAGAGACTGGAGATGGCGCTTCAGCTTCTGAGCCTCCTGGGGGGACTGGGTGGTGAGGATGGCTTTCTTGAGGGCCGACACATCGCTTATCACCCCGCCGGAAAGCCGCCGGAGCTCCTTGACGACATCATCATTGAAGAGGCCCAGATCCTCAAGCCATACTTCAAACCGCTCGGCAGCCTGCTCCGCCTCTTTTGAAGAGGGGGCCGCCTGGGAGGCTGGGCCGGAAGGGAGCTGTTCCTGGCCGGTGGCGGTATTCACAAATTGCACGAACTGGTTGAGGGGCTCCATGGCCTTCTGGATCTTCTGCTCCTTGCCTTGAAGCAACCC
This Candidatus Eremiobacterota bacterium DNA region includes the following protein-coding sequences:
- a CDS encoding periplasmic heavy metal sensor, which translates into the protein MKKIAVFLLIALLSIQAPSWAAEGKGEGRRDGGGHFPKKTLMKYYMKVQEALKLTDKQIESLRALCFTSQKEAVKERAAIQIAHIEFRELRSGDSLDMKKAEAKIREIASLEAAMKIQRLKNIEAGKAMLTEEQRNTLKKMKTNPALLKTLAMGSESYDEWAASEEEIEEMTFVDQVMGFEVLSE